Proteins co-encoded in one Mycobacterium mantenii genomic window:
- the wag31 gene encoding DivIVA-like cell division protein Wag31: MPLTPADVHNVAFSKPPIGKRGYNEDEVDAFLDLVEAELTRLIEENSDLRQRIEELDHELASGGGSVTPAAAAAPTQAIPVPEPEPAKPAPAAAPAAAVSNEEQAMKAARVLTLAQDTADRLTTTAKNESEKMLADARANADQILSEARSTAETTVTEARQRADAMLADAQTRSETQLRQAQEKADALQADAERKHSEIMGTINQQRTVLEGRLEQLRTFEREYRTRLKTYLESQLEELGQRGSAAPVDSSADAGSFDQFNRGNN; this comes from the coding sequence ATGCCGCTTACACCAGCCGACGTCCACAATGTGGCGTTCAGTAAGCCACCGATCGGCAAGCGCGGCTACAACGAAGACGAGGTGGATGCCTTCCTCGATCTGGTGGAAGCCGAGCTGACGCGACTCATCGAGGAGAACAGCGATCTGCGCCAGCGGATCGAAGAGCTGGACCACGAGCTGGCCTCCGGTGGTGGCTCGGTCACTCCGGCGGCTGCCGCCGCGCCCACCCAGGCGATTCCCGTCCCCGAACCGGAGCCGGCCAAGCCGGCGCCGGCCGCAGCCCCGGCCGCGGCGGTGAGCAACGAGGAACAGGCCATGAAGGCCGCCCGGGTGCTGACGCTGGCGCAAGACACCGCCGACCGCCTGACCACGACCGCCAAGAACGAGTCGGAAAAGATGCTGGCCGACGCCCGCGCCAATGCCGACCAGATTCTGAGCGAGGCGCGCAGCACCGCCGAGACCACGGTCACCGAGGCACGGCAGCGCGCCGACGCAATGCTCGCGGATGCACAGACCCGTTCGGAAACCCAGTTGCGGCAGGCCCAGGAGAAGGCCGACGCCCTGCAGGCCGACGCCGAACGCAAGCACTCCGAGATCATGGGCACCATCAACCAGCAGCGCACCGTCCTGGAAGGCCGCCTCGAGCAGCTCCGGACGTTCGAACGCGAATACCGCACCCGGCTCAAGACCTACCTGGAATCTCAGCTCGAGGAACTCGGGCAGCGTGGGTCGGCGGCACCGGTGGACTCCAGTGCGGATGCGGGCAGCTTCGACCAGTTCAACCGGGGCAACAACTAG
- the ftsZ gene encoding cell division protein FtsZ, with translation MTPPHNYLAVIKVVGIGGGGVNAVNRMIEQGLKGVEFIAINTDAQALLMSDADVKLDVGRDSTRGLGAGADPEVGRKAAEDAKDEIEELLRGADMVFVTAGEGGGTGTGGAPVVASIARKLGALTVGVVTRPFSFEGKRRGNQAESGISALRESCDTLIVIPNDRLLQMGDAAVSLMDAFRSADEVLLNGVQGITDLITTPGLINVDFADVKGIMSGAGTALMGIGSARGEGRSLKAAEIAINSPLLEASMEGAQGVLMSIAGGSDLGLFEINEAASLVQDAAHQDANIIFGTVIDDSLGDEVRVTVIAAGFDAAGAGRKPVIGSSADREEKTGGAHRIESAKAGKLTSTLFEPVDAVSVPVHTNGSTLNIGGDDDDVDVPPFMRR, from the coding sequence ATGACCCCCCCGCACAACTACCTGGCCGTGATCAAGGTCGTGGGTATCGGTGGCGGCGGCGTCAACGCCGTCAACCGGATGATCGAACAAGGCCTCAAAGGCGTGGAGTTCATCGCGATCAACACCGACGCGCAAGCGCTGTTGATGAGTGATGCCGACGTCAAACTCGATGTCGGGCGCGACTCCACGCGTGGCCTGGGCGCCGGGGCGGACCCTGAAGTCGGCCGCAAGGCCGCCGAGGACGCCAAGGATGAGATCGAGGAGCTGCTCCGCGGCGCGGACATGGTCTTCGTCACCGCCGGCGAGGGCGGCGGGACCGGGACCGGCGGGGCGCCCGTCGTCGCCAGCATCGCGCGCAAGCTGGGTGCGTTGACCGTCGGCGTGGTCACCCGCCCGTTCTCGTTCGAGGGCAAGCGGCGCGGCAACCAGGCCGAGAGCGGCATCTCGGCGCTGCGCGAGAGCTGCGACACCCTGATCGTGATTCCCAACGACCGGCTGCTGCAGATGGGCGACGCCGCGGTATCGCTGATGGACGCCTTCCGCAGCGCCGACGAGGTGCTGCTCAACGGTGTGCAGGGCATCACCGACCTGATCACCACGCCGGGCCTGATCAACGTGGACTTCGCCGACGTCAAGGGCATCATGTCCGGCGCGGGCACGGCCCTGATGGGTATCGGTTCCGCACGCGGCGAAGGCCGTTCGCTCAAGGCCGCCGAAATCGCCATCAACTCACCGCTGCTGGAGGCCTCGATGGAGGGCGCCCAGGGCGTGCTGATGTCGATCGCCGGCGGCAGCGACCTGGGTCTGTTCGAGATCAACGAGGCGGCCTCGCTGGTGCAGGACGCCGCCCACCAGGACGCCAACATCATCTTCGGCACCGTGATCGACGACTCGCTGGGCGACGAGGTGCGCGTCACCGTCATCGCCGCGGGCTTCGACGCCGCCGGCGCCGGCCGTAAACCCGTGATCGGCAGCAGCGCCGACAGGGAGGAGAAGACCGGCGGCGCGCACCGGATCGAGTCGGCGAAGGCGGGCAAGCTCACCTCGACGTTGTTCGAACCGGTCGACGCGGTCAGCGTGCCGGTTCATACCAACGGATCGACATTGAATATTGGCGGCGATGACGATGACGTCGACGTGCCGCCGTTCATGCGTCGCTGA
- the murG gene encoding undecaprenyldiphospho-muramoylpentapeptide beta-N-acetylglucosaminyltransferase, with product MNDTVNKPTGGRGVNPSPAGAALSSFTSHRPLSVVLAGGGTAGHVEPAMAVADALSALDPQVRITALGTARGLETRLVPERGYDLELITPVPLPRKPSGDLARLPSRVWRAVRETRAVLRAVDADVIIGFGGYVALPAYLAARGVAGRKRRVPVVIHEANASAGLANRVGARSADRVLSAVADCGLPRAEVVGVPVREAITSLDRAALRDEARRYFGFADDARVLLVFGGSQGAASLNRAVSGAAAELAAAGVAVLHAHGPKNALDLRESRPGDPPYVAVPYLDRMDLAYSAADLVICRSGAMTVAEVSAVGLPAIYVPLPIGNGEQRLNALPVVNAGGGMIVADADLTPELVAREVAALLGDPPRLAAMTTAAAQVGHPDAARQVAQAALDIARKAQLGRSAGGKL from the coding sequence GTGAACGACACGGTCAACAAGCCGACCGGCGGGCGGGGGGTAAACCCTTCGCCCGCCGGTGCCGCGTTGTCCTCTTTTACCTCGCATAGGCCGCTGTCGGTCGTGCTGGCCGGGGGCGGAACCGCCGGCCACGTCGAACCCGCGATGGCCGTCGCCGACGCGCTGAGTGCTCTCGATCCGCAGGTCAGGATCACCGCGTTGGGCACCGCCCGCGGGCTGGAGACCCGGCTGGTGCCCGAGCGCGGCTATGACCTCGAGCTGATCACACCGGTGCCCCTGCCCCGCAAGCCCAGCGGCGATCTGGCACGGCTGCCCTCGCGGGTGTGGCGGGCGGTCCGGGAAACCCGTGCCGTGCTGAGGGCGGTCGACGCCGATGTGATCATCGGTTTCGGTGGGTACGTGGCGCTGCCCGCCTACCTCGCGGCCCGCGGGGTGGCGGGGCGCAAGCGCCGGGTCCCGGTGGTGATCCACGAAGCCAACGCCAGCGCCGGGCTGGCCAACCGGGTCGGCGCCCGCAGCGCCGACCGGGTGCTCTCCGCGGTGGCCGACTGCGGGCTGCCGCGCGCCGAGGTGGTCGGCGTGCCGGTGCGCGAGGCCATCACCTCGCTGGACCGCGCGGCGCTGCGCGACGAGGCACGCAGGTACTTCGGTTTCGCCGACGACGCCCGGGTCCTGCTGGTGTTCGGCGGCTCGCAGGGGGCCGCCTCGCTGAACCGGGCCGTCTCCGGTGCTGCCGCCGAGCTGGCCGCCGCCGGCGTGGCCGTCCTGCATGCGCACGGCCCCAAGAACGCGCTCGACCTGCGTGAATCCCGGCCGGGTGACCCGCCCTACGTGGCGGTGCCCTACCTCGACCGGATGGATCTGGCCTATTCGGCCGCCGACCTGGTGATTTGCCGGTCCGGTGCGATGACGGTTGCCGAGGTCTCGGCGGTGGGCTTGCCGGCCATCTACGTGCCCCTGCCGATCGGCAACGGCGAGCAGCGGCTGAACGCGCTGCCGGTCGTCAACGCCGGGGGCGGCATGATCGTCGCCGACGCCGATCTGACGCCCGAGTTGGTCGCCCGGGAAGTGGCGGCGCTGCTGGGCGATCCGCCGCGGCTGGCGGCCATGACCACCGCCGCCGCGCAAGTGGGACATCCCGACGCGGCGCGCCAGGTCGCCCAGGCGGCGCTGGACATCGCCAGGAAGGCGCAGCTCGGCCGCTCGGCCGGAGGAAAGCTGTGA
- a CDS encoding SUR7/PalI family protein, protein MLIIALVLALIGLVALVFAVVTSNELVAWVCIAASVVGVVLLILDALRERQRRDLGGDEAEDAGEAQADEDDYVDYPEEVPAEGEPAATEETAQTEESRVAAEGRGDEPAK, encoded by the coding sequence ATGCTCATCATTGCGCTGGTATTGGCCCTGATCGGGCTCGTCGCGTTGGTGTTCGCGGTCGTCACCAGCAATGAGCTGGTGGCCTGGGTGTGCATCGCCGCCAGCGTGGTGGGCGTGGTGCTGTTGATCCTCGACGCGCTGCGGGAGCGCCAGCGACGTGACCTGGGCGGCGACGAAGCGGAGGACGCCGGCGAGGCCCAGGCCGACGAGGACGACTACGTCGACTACCCGGAGGAAGTCCCGGCTGAGGGCGAACCGGCGGCGACCGAGGAGACGGCGCAGACCGAGGAGTCTCGGGTCGCGGCCGAAGGCCGCGGCGACGAGCCCGCCAAGTAA
- a CDS encoding YggS family pyridoxal phosphate-dependent enzyme: protein MAVGIPAPGSRSDRESELTHALASVRSRLAAAAEAAGRNVGEIEVLPITKFFPATDVVILSRLGCRAVGESRDQEATAKVAEVTRLLAAPERANVGNPRWHMVGHIQRNKARSVARWAHTAHSVDSAHLVTALDKAVGAALAEGSRTDPMRIYVQVSLDGDESRGGVDISRPGAVDEVCDQVEESTNLDLVGLMGIPPLNSDPDEAFDRLRSEHRRVLESHRNAVGLSAGMTNDFEIAVKHGSTCVRVGTALLGPRRLPSP, encoded by the coding sequence ATGGCGGTAGGAATACCAGCCCCGGGCAGTCGAAGCGACCGCGAATCGGAATTGACCCACGCATTGGCATCGGTGCGCTCGCGCCTTGCGGCGGCGGCTGAAGCGGCGGGCCGCAACGTCGGTGAAATCGAAGTCCTACCGATTACCAAATTCTTTCCAGCAACCGATGTTGTGATTTTGTCCCGATTGGGTTGCCGGGCCGTTGGCGAATCGCGGGACCAGGAGGCGACGGCGAAAGTGGCCGAAGTCACTCGGCTGCTGGCGGCGCCCGAGCGGGCGAACGTGGGAAATCCGCGGTGGCACATGGTCGGTCATATCCAGCGGAATAAGGCCCGATCGGTGGCGCGCTGGGCGCATACCGCTCACTCGGTGGACAGCGCACACCTGGTGACCGCGCTCGACAAGGCGGTGGGCGCGGCCCTGGCCGAGGGCAGCCGCACCGACCCGATGCGGATCTACGTCCAGGTCAGCCTCGACGGCGACGAGTCTCGCGGCGGCGTCGACATTTCGCGACCGGGCGCCGTCGACGAAGTGTGCGACCAGGTCGAGGAGTCCACGAACCTGGACCTGGTCGGGCTGATGGGGATCCCCCCGCTGAACTCGGACCCCGACGAGGCCTTTGACCGGCTCCGATCCGAGCATCGGCGGGTCCTCGAGTCGCATCGCAACGCGGTCGGGTTGTCCGCCGGCATGACCAACGACTTCGAAATCGCCGTCAAACACGGTTCGACGTGTGTGCGTGTCGGTACCGCGCTATTGGGTCCGCGGCGGTTACCGTCACCGTAA
- a CDS encoding cell division protein FtsQ/DivIB: protein MTQSDDPVPTNVVGEQADRQPAGDADDNAATEPLATGAGSDRTGADAGADRQRDQRADEEADKETGEAEVEGPRRRARRERAERRAAQARATAIEEARREAKRRASGRLVNEPKPVARGVVRGLKMLLATVLLVIVGIGLALILYFTPAMSARNIVVVGTGVVTREEVLDAARVRPGTPLLQINTSQVADRVAAIRRVASARVQRQYPSALRITIVERVPVAVKDFPDGPHLFDRDGVDFATGPPPPALPYLDVADPGPNDPATKAALQVLTALRPEVAGQVGRIAAPSVASITLTLGDGRVVIWGTTDRTDEKAEKLAALLTQPGKTYDVSSPDLPTVK, encoded by the coding sequence ATGACGCAGTCGGACGATCCCGTCCCGACCAACGTGGTCGGCGAACAGGCCGACCGTCAGCCGGCCGGCGACGCCGACGACAACGCGGCCACCGAACCGCTCGCCACCGGCGCCGGCTCGGATCGGACGGGAGCCGATGCGGGGGCCGATCGGCAGCGCGACCAAAGGGCCGATGAAGAGGCCGATAAAGAGACCGGTGAGGCCGAGGTCGAGGGCCCCCGCCGCCGCGCCCGGCGCGAACGGGCCGAACGCCGCGCCGCGCAGGCCCGCGCCACCGCCATCGAAGAGGCCCGCCGCGAGGCTAAGCGCCGCGCCAGCGGACGGCTGGTCAACGAGCCCAAACCCGTTGCGCGCGGCGTCGTTCGGGGCCTGAAGATGCTGCTGGCGACCGTCTTGCTGGTGATCGTCGGGATCGGGCTGGCGTTGATCCTCTATTTCACGCCCGCGATGTCGGCCCGCAACATCGTCGTCGTCGGCACCGGGGTGGTGACCCGGGAAGAGGTCTTGGACGCGGCGCGGGTGCGGCCGGGGACGCCGCTGCTACAGATCAACACCAGCCAGGTCGCCGACCGGGTGGCCGCGATCCGGCGAGTGGCCAGCGCTCGGGTGCAGCGCCAGTATCCGTCGGCGCTGCGGATCACCATCGTCGAGCGAGTCCCGGTGGCGGTCAAAGACTTTCCCGATGGCCCGCATCTCTTCGACCGGGATGGCGTGGACTTCGCGACCGGGCCGCCGCCACCGGCGCTGCCCTACCTCGACGTCGCCGACCCGGGGCCGAACGACCCGGCGACCAAGGCGGCGCTGCAGGTGCTGACTGCGCTGCGCCCCGAGGTCGCGGGCCAGGTCGGCAGGATCGCGGCGCCCTCGGTGGCCTCGATCACGCTGACGCTGGGCGACGGCCGGGTGGTGATCTGGGGGACCACCGACCGCACTGACGAGAAGGCCGAGAAGCTGGCTGCGCTGCTCACCCAGCCCGGCAAGACCTACGACGTGTCCAGCCCCGACCTGCCGACGGTCAAATAG
- a CDS encoding MerR family transcriptional regulator, whose amino-acid sequence MTAVAGAEILGVSARQVARLARAGELTVTRTVGGALLLDGASVHRLANQVRHNGRPWTPATAWAALALLSGERVDWLDASALSRLRHRLRAGGASQLCWMTRRRASVLRMRGWGTDTGLLASGVSALHDEAMSQLFDLTAVDGRVEGYVRARDLAGVVGAAGLIDDVGGDVIVRVVPEDAGYAVDHIVTAAVAVDLAESLDTRESAAGIGVLEDLLDRFRSGDTGRRVSGRRDR is encoded by the coding sequence ATGACGGCTGTGGCAGGTGCGGAGATCCTGGGGGTTTCGGCGCGGCAGGTCGCGCGGCTTGCCCGTGCGGGGGAGTTGACGGTGACGCGGACGGTTGGCGGTGCGTTGTTGTTGGATGGTGCGTCGGTGCATCGGCTGGCAAACCAGGTCCGCCACAATGGGCGCCCATGGACGCCGGCCACGGCGTGGGCGGCACTCGCGTTGCTCTCCGGTGAGCGTGTGGATTGGCTGGACGCCTCGGCGTTGTCGCGGCTGCGGCATCGGCTGCGGGCTGGCGGCGCGTCGCAGTTGTGTTGGATGACGCGTCGCCGCGCGTCGGTGCTTCGGATGCGTGGGTGGGGCACCGATACCGGGCTGCTGGCCTCGGGAGTCAGTGCATTGCACGATGAGGCGATGTCGCAGCTGTTCGATCTCACGGCTGTCGATGGGCGAGTCGAGGGTTATGTTCGTGCTCGCGATTTGGCCGGCGTGGTCGGCGCGGCCGGGCTTATCGATGACGTGGGGGGTGACGTGATCGTGCGGGTGGTGCCTGAGGATGCCGGCTACGCGGTCGACCACATCGTGACGGCCGCGGTGGCGGTCGACTTGGCCGAGTCGCTGGACACCCGTGAGTCTGCTGCGGGGATCGGTGTCCTGGAGGATCTGCTCGACCGGTTTCGTTCCGGTGACACCGGCCGGCGCGTGTCGGGACGACGGGACCGATGA
- the murC gene encoding UDP-N-acetylmuramate--L-alanine ligase, with the protein MNTEQLPPSLPPELQRVHMVGIGGAGMSGIARILLDRGGLVSGSDAKESRGIHALRARGAQINIGHDASSLDLLPGGATAVVTTHAAIPKTNPELVEARRRGIPVILRPAVLAKLMNGRTTLMVTGTHGKTTTTSMLIVALQHCGRDPSFAVGGEMGEAGTNAHHGSGDCFVAEADESDGSLLEYTPNVAVVTNIETDHLDFYGSADAYVAVFDAFVERLAPGGALVVCVDDPGAAALARRTAELGIRVLRYGSAAQEGADQSGELAATLLSWQQQGTEAVAQIRLAPELDPEQHPTVLRLSVPGRHMALNAMGALVAALEIGAPADAVLDGLQGFEGVRRRFELVGSAASVRVFDDYAHHPTEISATLAAVRTLLEQSGDGRAIAVFQPHLYSRTKAFAEEFGRALDAADEVFVLDVYGAREQPLAGVSGATVAEHVSVPVRYVPHFSAAAEQVAAAAGPNDVIVTMGAGDVTLLGPEIVTALRVRANRSAPGALR; encoded by the coding sequence GTGAACACCGAACAGCTGCCGCCCTCGCTACCCCCTGAGTTGCAAAGGGTGCACATGGTCGGCATCGGGGGAGCCGGCATGTCGGGCATCGCCCGCATCCTGCTCGACCGCGGCGGTCTGGTGTCCGGCTCGGATGCCAAGGAGTCGCGCGGCATTCACGCGCTGCGCGCCCGGGGTGCGCAGATCAACATCGGGCACGATGCGTCCTCGCTGGACCTGTTGCCCGGCGGCGCCACCGCGGTCGTCACCACCCACGCCGCCATCCCGAAAACCAATCCCGAGCTCGTCGAGGCCCGGCGCCGCGGCATTCCGGTGATCCTGCGGCCGGCGGTGCTGGCCAAGCTGATGAACGGGCGCACCACGCTGATGGTCACCGGCACGCACGGCAAGACGACGACGACGTCGATGTTGATCGTGGCGCTGCAGCACTGCGGACGCGACCCGTCGTTCGCGGTCGGCGGCGAGATGGGGGAGGCCGGCACCAACGCCCACCACGGCAGCGGCGACTGCTTCGTCGCGGAGGCCGACGAAAGCGACGGCTCGCTGCTGGAGTACACGCCCAACGTCGCCGTGGTCACCAACATCGAGACCGATCACCTGGACTTCTACGGCAGCGCCGACGCCTACGTCGCGGTGTTCGACGCCTTCGTGGAGCGGCTGGCCCCGGGCGGGGCGCTGGTGGTCTGCGTGGACGACCCGGGGGCCGCGGCACTGGCGCGGCGCACGGCCGAGCTGGGCATTCGGGTGCTGCGGTACGGATCCGCGGCGCAGGAGGGCGCGGACCAGTCCGGCGAACTGGCCGCCACGTTGTTGTCGTGGCAACAGCAGGGCACCGAAGCCGTCGCGCAGATCCGGCTGGCCCCCGAACTGGACCCAGAGCAGCACCCGACGGTGCTGCGGTTGTCGGTGCCCGGACGCCATATGGCGCTCAACGCGATGGGCGCGCTGGTGGCGGCGCTCGAGATCGGCGCCCCGGCCGACGCCGTGCTGGACGGCCTGCAGGGCTTCGAGGGCGTGCGCCGCCGATTCGAACTAGTCGGCAGCGCGGCCTCGGTGCGGGTGTTCGACGACTACGCGCACCACCCGACGGAGATCAGCGCGACGTTGGCGGCGGTCCGCACCCTGCTCGAGCAGAGCGGCGACGGCCGCGCCATCGCGGTGTTCCAGCCCCATTTATATTCGCGGACAAAGGCTTTCGCCGAAGAGTTCGGGCGGGCGCTGGACGCGGCGGACGAAGTCTTCGTTCTCGACGTCTACGGCGCGCGAGAACAACCGCTGGCCGGCGTGAGCGGGGCCACCGTCGCAGAGCACGTCAGCGTGCCGGTGCGCTATGTGCCGCACTTCTCCGCCGCCGCCGAGCAGGTGGCTGCAGCCGCCGGGCCGAACGATGTCATCGTCACCATGGGCGCGGGCGACGTGACCCTGCTGGGCCCCGAGATCGTCACGGCATTGCGGGTGCGGGCCAACCGCAGCGCCCCCGGGGCATTGCGATGA
- a CDS encoding PAS domain-containing protein, which produces MVDDFDDAAVVAGTAQRVGRFRFFLDGQRWEWSKAVARMHGYEPRTVTPTTELLLLHKHPDDRQQVTAVLDRVLQGEPFNSRHRIIDTAGHTRFVVVVGDSMVDESGSVIGTSGFYLDVTTGDSGGHHHDDLGDGGCAGAD; this is translated from the coding sequence GTGGTTGACGACTTCGATGACGCCGCTGTGGTGGCTGGCACGGCGCAGCGGGTCGGTCGGTTCCGGTTTTTCCTTGATGGCCAGCGCTGGGAGTGGTCAAAGGCGGTTGCCCGGATGCATGGCTATGAGCCGAGAACGGTGACACCGACCACCGAGCTGCTCCTGCTGCACAAACATCCCGACGATCGCCAGCAAGTCACGGCTGTTTTGGATCGGGTGCTGCAGGGGGAGCCCTTTAACAGTCGGCACCGCATCATTGACACGGCCGGGCATACCCGCTTTGTGGTCGTGGTGGGTGACAGCATGGTCGACGAGTCGGGTTCGGTCATCGGCACTTCGGGGTTTTACCTGGATGTCACCACGGGCGATTCGGGAGGACATCACCACGACGATCTCGGAGACGGCGGTTGCGCGGGGGCAGATTAA
- a CDS encoding YggT family protein, protein MVLFFQILGFALFIFWLLLIARVVVEFIRSFSRDWHPTGITVVVLEIILSITDPPVKLLRRLIPQLTIGAVRFDLSIMVLLLVAFIGMQLAFGAAA, encoded by the coding sequence TTGGTGTTGTTCTTTCAGATCCTCGGGTTTGCGCTGTTCATCTTCTGGCTGCTGCTCATCGCTCGGGTCGTCGTTGAGTTCATCCGCTCGTTCAGCCGGGACTGGCATCCCACCGGGATCACCGTGGTGGTGCTGGAGATCATCCTGTCCATCACCGATCCGCCGGTGAAACTGCTGCGCAGGTTGATCCCGCAACTCACCATCGGGGCGGTCCGCTTCGACCTGTCGATCATGGTGCTGTTGCTCGTCGCGTTCATCGGCATGCAGCTGGCCTTCGGCGCCGCGGCGTAG
- a CDS encoding cell division protein SepF → MSTLHKVKAYFGMAPMDDYEDEYYDDHAPSRGFPRPRFDDGYGRYEQDDYDDPRREPADYPPPAGYRGGYGDEPRYGAVHPREFDRGERGGPRFGSWLRNSTRGALAMDPRRMAMMFEEGHPLSKITTLRPKDYSEARTIGERFRDGTPVIMDLVSMDNADAKRLVDFAAGLAFALRGSFDKVATKVFLLSPADVDVSPEERRRIAETGFYAYQ, encoded by the coding sequence ATGAGCACACTGCACAAAGTCAAGGCCTATTTCGGTATGGCCCCAATGGACGACTACGAGGACGAGTATTACGACGACCACGCTCCGTCCCGTGGTTTTCCGCGCCCGCGATTTGACGACGGATACGGTCGCTACGAGCAAGACGACTACGACGATCCGCGCCGCGAGCCCGCCGACTACCCGCCGCCCGCCGGCTACCGCGGCGGCTACGGGGACGAGCCCCGCTACGGCGCCGTCCACCCCCGCGAGTTCGACCGGGGCGAGCGGGGCGGGCCGCGTTTCGGGTCGTGGTTGCGCAACTCCACCCGCGGAGCGCTGGCGATGGACCCGCGCCGCATGGCGATGATGTTCGAAGAGGGCCACCCGCTGTCCAAGATCACCACGCTGCGGCCCAAGGACTACAGCGAGGCCCGCACCATCGGCGAGCGTTTCCGCGACGGCACCCCGGTCATCATGGACCTGGTGTCGATGGACAACGCGGACGCCAAGCGGCTCGTCGACTTCGCCGCCGGCCTGGCCTTCGCGTTGCGCGGCTCCTTCGACAAGGTCGCGACCAAGGTGTTCCTGCTCTCACCCGCCGACGTGGACGTGTCCCCGGAGGAACGCCGCCGGATCGCCGAAACCGGCTTCTACGCTTACCAATAG
- the pgeF gene encoding peptidoglycan editing factor PgeF codes for MSVRVRRVTTTRAGGVSKPPFDTFNLGDHVGDDPAAVAENRTRLAKAVGLRPNRVVWMNQVHGDRVEVVDGARGSAVDDTDALVTRTARLALAVVTADCVPVLMADARAGVAAAVHAGRVGAQRGVVARTVEAMLALGAQPEDITALLGPAVSGRNYEVPAAMADEVEAALPGSRTTTAAGTPGLDLRAGIACQLRDLGVTAIDIDARCTVDDPALFSHRRDAPTGRLASLVWME; via the coding sequence GTGAGCGTTCGCGTCCGGCGGGTGACCACCACCCGCGCCGGTGGTGTCTCCAAGCCGCCCTTCGACACCTTCAACCTGGGCGACCACGTCGGTGATGACCCGGCGGCGGTGGCCGAAAACCGGACCCGGCTGGCGAAGGCGGTCGGACTGCGCCCCAACCGCGTGGTGTGGATGAACCAGGTCCACGGCGATCGGGTCGAGGTGGTCGACGGGGCGCGAGGCAGCGCGGTCGACGACACCGACGCGTTGGTGACCCGCACGGCGAGACTCGCGCTGGCGGTGGTGACCGCCGACTGCGTTCCGGTGTTGATGGCCGATGCGCGTGCCGGGGTGGCCGCGGCGGTGCACGCCGGCCGGGTCGGCGCCCAGCGCGGCGTGGTGGCCCGGACGGTGGAGGCGATGCTGGCGCTCGGCGCGCAGCCCGAAGACATCACGGCCCTGTTGGGCCCGGCCGTCAGCGGCCGCAATTACGAAGTGCCCGCCGCCATGGCCGACGAGGTCGAGGCCGCGTTGCCGGGCAGCCGCACCACCACCGCCGCCGGAACACCCGGACTGGATCTGCGGGCCGGAATCGCTTGCCAGCTAAGGGATTTGGGTGTGACCGCAATCGACATCGATGCGCGGTGCACGGTGGATGACCCGGCATTGTTCAGTCATCGCCGGGACGCGCCGACCGGCCGGCTGGCCTCACTGGTCTGGATGGAGTGA